GACGCGGGGGATTCCTCCACCAGCCGCGCGTCCTTGAGCCGCAGCACCCGCCGCGCCACCGCGCTCATGCGCTCTTCGTGGGTGACGGTCAGCACCGTGAGCCCTTCCTTGTGCAGCTCCTGGAAGAGCTGGATGACGCCCGCGCCGGTGGCCGCGTCCAGGTTGCCCGTGGGCTCGTCGCACAGGAGCAGCTTCGGGCCGCCGAAGAGGGCCCGGGCGATGGCCACGCGCTGGCGCTCGCCGCCGGACAGCCGCACCGGCGCGCGGTCCTGCTTGGAGCCCAGGCCCACGCGCTCCAGGAGCTGGCTCGCGCGCTTGCGCCCGTCCGGAGTGGCGGGACCGAAGTGCGAGGGCAGCAGCACGTTCTCCAGCGCGGACAGGTTGGGGATGAGGTGGAAGGACTGGAAGACGAAGCCCACGTGCGTGTTGCGGAAGCGCGCCAGCTCCTTGTCGCGCAGGCCGGTGAGCTTCACGCCGCCCACCTCCACCTGCCCCTGGTAGTGCACGTCCAGGCCGCCCAACAGGTGCAGCAGCGTGGACTTGCCGCTGCCGGACGCGCCCACCACCGCGACGAAGTCCCCGGCCTCCACGTCCAGCGACACGCCGTCCAGGACGCGCACGCGCGAGCCCTCGCCGTCCTCGTACTCCTTCACGACATCGCGCGCGTGGATCAAGGCGTGGCCGGGGTGGTCGTGGTCGTGGTGGAGCTGGGCGCGGGCGTGAGCCGCAGGGAGATTTCCGCCTGCAGCGCCTTGTCCTTGCGCGACAGGG
This DNA window, taken from Corallococcus coralloides DSM 2259, encodes the following:
- a CDS encoding ABC transporter ATP-binding protein, producing MIHARDVVKEYEDGEGSRVRVLDGVSLDVEAGDFVAVVGASGSGKSTLLHLLGGLDVHYQGQVEVGGVKLTGLRDKELARFRNTHVGFVFQSFHLIPNLSALENVLLPSHFGPATPDGRKRASQLLERVGLGSKQDRAPVRLSGGERQRVAIARALFGGPKLLLCDEPTGNLDAATGAGVIQLFQELHKEGLTVLTVTHEERMSAVARRVLRLKDARLVEESPASEALASRGAP